In bacterium, the sequence GGCAGGTTCGCGCGGCCGTGGGTGTCGCTGACGACCAGGAGGCGCTTCACGCCAGCGCCTCGAGCAAGAGGCGCACCGCCCGGGCCCGGTGCGAGTGCGTGTTCTTCTCGTCGGCGCTCAGCTCGGCGTAGGTCTTGCCCAGGCCGTCGACCTCGAAGACCGGATCGTAGCCGAAGCCCCCTTCGCCCCGAGGGGCCTCGGTGACTTGGCCCTTCACGATACCCTCGACCGCGACCTCGCGGCCGTCGGGGTAGGCGAGGACCACCGCGCAGTGGAAGGTCGCCGCTCGGTTGGCCTTGTCGTCGAGTTCGCCGAGAAGCTTGGCGATGCGCGCGGTGTCGCTTGCAGCGTAGCGGGCCGAGGCGATACCGGGCCGGCCGTCCAGGGCTTCGACCGCGATCCCCGAGTCGTCGGCGAGGCACGGCACCTGGAAGCGCTGGGCGCAGGTGCGGGCCTTGAGGCGTGCGTTCTCGACGAAGGTGCTCCCCGTCTCTTCGACCTCGACGGCCTCGGGCATGGCTTCGAGGGTGAAGGGCGCGTCCAGCAAGAGGGGCTGGAACTCGGCGAGCTTGTGGGCGTTGGTGGTGGCCAGGTAGACGATCACGGCGACTTTCTTACTTCTTGTTGACGGGACGGCTCTTCTGCGACTTGGCGACGCGGTAGGCCTGGAGCACGTCGGGGATGCGGCTGAGGGTCGCGATCACCTTCTGGAGGTGGGCCATGTCCAGGACGTCGATGATCAGGGTGATGATGACGATCTTGTCGCGGGCCTGGCGGACCTTGACGGTGCGGATGTTGGTCTTGATGTCCGCGATCCGGATGGTGATGTCCTTGAGGACGCCGACCCGGTCGATGACCTCGACGGCGATCTCGACGGGGTAGCTCGCCGACGCGCTCACGCCGGACCAGCTCACGTTGAGGCGACGCTCGGGCTCGACGGCGAGCAGGTTGGGGCACTCGGTCGAGTGGATCGAGATGCCGCGGCCGCGGGTGACGGTGCCCATGATGGGCTCGCCGGGTACCGGCGAGCAGCACTTGGCGATCTGGAGCTGCATGCCCGCCTCGCCGTCCACCAGGATCCCGGTGCCGTTGCGGGCCTTGGTCGGGACGGGCTTGGCCTTGAAGGTCTCGGCGGTGATCTCGGGCTCGGGCGGAGCGAACTCGGCGCGGATCTGGTTGGCCACCTGCACGGAGGTCTTCTCGCCGTAGCCGATGGCGGCGATCAGGTCGTCGACTTCCTTGTAGTTGAGCTTCTGGGCGATGCCCAGGAGCTTGTCGCCCTTGAGCAACTGTTCGAGACCCGTCCGGCCCAGCTCGCGCTCCAGGGCCTCGCGGCCGAGGGCGATGTTCTCGTCGCGGCGCTGCTTGCGGAACCAGCTGCGGATCTTGTTCTTGGTCGAGCTGGTGGCGACGAAGTTGAGCCAGTCGAGCGACGGGTGGCCGTGCTTGGTCGTCAGGATCTCGACGATGTCGCCGTTCTTGAGGTGGTGGTCCAGCGTGACGATCCGGCCGTTGACCTTGGCGCCGATGCAGCGGTTGCCCACCTCGGTGTGGACCCGGTAGGCGAAGTCCACCGGGGTCGCCCCGGAGGGCAGGTCGATGACGTCGCCTCGGGGCGAGAAGACGAAGACCTCCTCGGCCTGGAGATCCTCCTTGACCGTCTCGACGAACTCCTGGGAGTTCTTGGCGTCCCCTTGCCAGTCCAGGAGCTGCTTGAGCCACGAGAGCTTCTGGTCCGCCTCGGTCAGGGCGCTGCCGCCCTCCTTGTAGCGCCAGTGGGCCGCGATACCGTACTCGGCGACGCGGTGCATCTCGAAGGTGCGGATCTGGACCTCGACCGGCTTACCGCCGGGGCCGATCACCGTGGTGTGAAGGCTCTGGTAGAGGTTGGGCTTGGGCATCGCCACGTAGTCCTTGAAGCGACCCGGGATGGGGCGCCACAGCGAGTGGACCACGCCGAGGACCTCGTAGCACTCCTTGATGTTGTCGACCAGCACGCGGATGGCCGTGATGTCGAAGATGTCCGAGAACTCCTTCGACTGGTTCCGCATCTTCTGGAAGATGCTGTAGAAGTGCTTGGGGCGGCCGTAGACGTCGGCGTCCTTGATGCCGACCCGGCCGAGCTCCTCTTCGATGCTGCCGACGATTTCCTGGATGTAGCGCTCGCGCTCGTCGCGCTTTTCGCCGAGGAACTGGGCGATCTTGTAGTAGTCGTCGGGGTGCAGGTAGCGAAGGCTCATGTCCTCCAGCTCCCACTTGATTTTCCCCATACCCAGGCGGTGCGCGAGGGGGGCGAAGATCTCGAGGGTTTCCTTCGAGATCTCCTGCTGCTTCTCGGCGCGCATGTGCTTGAGGGTGCGCATGTTGTGGAGGCGGTCGGCGAGCTTGATCAGGATGACGCGCACGTCCTTGGCCATGGCCACGAACATGCGGCGGAAGTTCTCGGCCTGGCGCTCTTCCTTGGAGGAGAACTTGAGCTTTTCGAGCTTGGTGACGCCCTCGACGAGCTTG encodes:
- the rdgB gene encoding RdgB/HAM1 family non-canonical purine NTP pyrophosphatase is translated as MIVYLATTNAHKLAEFQPLLLDAPFTLEAMPEAVEVEETGSTFVENARLKARTCAQRFQVPCLADDSGIAVEALDGRPGIASARYAASDTARIAKLLGELDDKANRAATFHCAVVLAYPDGREVAVEGIVKGQVTEAPRGEGGFGYDPVFEVDGLGKTYAELSADEKNTHSHRARAVRLLLEALA
- a CDS encoding bifunctional (p)ppGpp synthetase/guanosine-3',5'-bis(diphosphate) 3'-pyrophosphohydrolase, which encodes MTAIATEALINTMGKYASPEEIDLVGRAYEFARAEHEGQFRKSEEPYIIHPYEVALILAQLEADGATVAAGLLHDVLEDTEVTPDELAKMFGREVCKLVEGVTKLEKLKFSSKEERQAENFRRMFVAMAKDVRVILIKLADRLHNMRTLKHMRAEKQQEISKETLEIFAPLAHRLGMGKIKWELEDMSLRYLHPDDYYKIAQFLGEKRDERERYIQEIVGSIEEELGRVGIKDADVYGRPKHFYSIFQKMRNQSKEFSDIFDITAIRVLVDNIKECYEVLGVVHSLWRPIPGRFKDYVAMPKPNLYQSLHTTVIGPGGKPVEVQIRTFEMHRVAEYGIAAHWRYKEGGSALTEADQKLSWLKQLLDWQGDAKNSQEFVETVKEDLQAEEVFVFSPRGDVIDLPSGATPVDFAYRVHTEVGNRCIGAKVNGRIVTLDHHLKNGDIVEILTTKHGHPSLDWLNFVATSSTKNKIRSWFRKQRRDENIALGREALERELGRTGLEQLLKGDKLLGIAQKLNYKEVDDLIAAIGYGEKTSVQVANQIRAEFAPPEPEITAETFKAKPVPTKARNGTGILVDGEAGMQLQIAKCCSPVPGEPIMGTVTRGRGISIHSTECPNLLAVEPERRLNVSWSGVSASASYPVEIAVEVIDRVGVLKDITIRIADIKTNIRTVKVRQARDKIVIITLIIDVLDMAHLQKVIATLSRIPDVLQAYRVAKSQKSRPVNKK